One genomic window of Bradyrhizobium sp. CCGE-LA001 includes the following:
- a CDS encoding IS30 family transposase yields MRDCPLLGEGRVSPAERRIEAASRRVAGHWEVDLMMFSKYCQAVLTVHERTSRLLLGIRLASKAARGVARHLVRLFADLPENLRQTVTSDDGTEFAHHLALHRLSIAIFFCDLHSPWQKGGIENAIGRMRRFIPRKTDLATLTSTAFRRLVATYNNTPRKCLDLQDPGRGLLSSVALRVWIRHCPYGMTTAGGTRHGKPTL; encoded by the coding sequence ATGCGAGATTGCCCGCTTCTCGGCGAAGGCCGTGTTTCGCCTGCGGAACGGCGCATCGAGGCCGCCAGCCGCAGGGTCGCCGGCCATTGGGAAGTCGACCTGATGATGTTCTCTAAATACTGTCAGGCGGTCCTCACCGTGCATGAGCGCACCTCGCGCCTGCTGCTCGGCATCCGCCTCGCCAGCAAGGCCGCCCGCGGCGTCGCGCGCCATCTCGTGCGCTTGTTCGCTGATCTGCCGGAGAACCTGCGCCAGACCGTCACCTCCGACGATGGCACCGAGTTCGCTCATCACTTGGCGCTGCACCGCCTCTCGATCGCGATTTTCTTCTGTGACCTTCACTCGCCCTGGCAGAAGGGTGGCATCGAGAACGCGATCGGACGGATGCGACGCTTCATCCCGCGGAAAACCGATCTCGCCACCCTGACAAGCACCGCTTTTCGTCGGCTCGTCGCCACCTACAACAACACTCCACGCAAGTGCCTTGACCTTCAGGACCCCGGCAGAGGCCTCCTCTCAAGTGTTGCACTTCGAGTGTGGATCCGCCACTGTCCTTATGGGATGACGACGGCAGGAGGTACTCGTCATGGTAAGCCGACCCTTTAA
- a CDS encoding NAD(P)/FAD-dependent oxidoreductase: MLRTDCLVVGAGPAGLTTARLLALKGRTVVVAESGNSRTTRLELLAPASLVTVAALGLDHVLADPAIARGCLGIRRTGRSGEREYEDFLRHPCRLGYVVDRARFDERLRDEAVAAGVMFCGLRAIGVTPGRGVICRASDSARAKLVLAEIVVDATGRAAAIARRRGARMAARDRMVAELVEDAAIDATADRVSWLDYRSDGPTWSYRIHGPGGRVQNWRIRASGTPAGRALLSVDASACTLSQAAGEGWIAVGDAAIAFDPIASQGLFNALSSALVATGALLSTDRLSPAAARLYSDAVTATFVRCEAGRFSIYNLHRLSGREVHG; the protein is encoded by the coding sequence GTGCTGCGCACCGACTGTCTCGTGGTCGGCGCGGGGCCTGCCGGGTTGACCACCGCACGCCTACTCGCCCTCAAGGGTCGCACGGTCGTCGTTGCGGAATCCGGCAACTCTCGGACGACCCGCCTCGAGCTCCTGGCGCCGGCCTCGCTTGTCACCGTCGCGGCGTTAGGACTCGATCATGTGCTGGCCGATCCGGCGATCGCGCGGGGCTGTCTCGGAATTCGACGAACCGGCCGCTCGGGCGAGCGGGAGTACGAAGACTTTCTGCGTCATCCCTGCCGCCTCGGCTATGTGGTCGATCGCGCCCGTTTCGACGAGCGCCTTCGCGACGAGGCTGTCGCCGCCGGGGTTATGTTCTGCGGGCTGCGCGCAATCGGCGTCACGCCGGGCCGCGGCGTCATCTGTCGTGCAAGCGATAGCGCGAGGGCCAAGCTCGTGCTTGCGGAAATCGTCGTCGATGCCACTGGTCGCGCCGCCGCAATTGCGCGGCGTCGGGGTGCGCGCATGGCCGCCCGGGATCGTATGGTCGCCGAACTGGTCGAGGATGCGGCCATCGACGCGACCGCCGACAGAGTATCGTGGCTCGATTATCGCAGCGATGGACCGACCTGGTCCTATCGCATCCATGGGCCGGGAGGGCGCGTCCAGAATTGGCGCATTCGCGCCTCCGGGACACCGGCTGGACGCGCGCTGCTTAGCGTAGACGCATCCGCATGCACCCTCTCACAAGCTGCGGGCGAAGGTTGGATTGCAGTGGGCGATGCGGCGATAGCGTTCGATCCGATCGCCTCTCAGGGGCTGTTCAACGCTTTGTCGTCAGCGTTGGTGGCTACGGGTGCATTGCTATCGACCGATCGATTGAGTCCGGCCGCAGCTCGTTTATATTCTGACGCGGTCACCGCAACATTCGTTCGCTGCGAAGCAGGGCGTTTCAGCATCTACAACCTACACCGCCTTTCAGGTCGTGAAGTCCATGGCTAA